The window CGCGCCCCCTCGTGCGAGGCCGCGTAGACGATCTCCGCCCGCAGGTAGTCGTCCGCCCCGGACACCGGCTCCCGCAGCCCCGGATCGGCGGCGATCAGGTCCAGCAGTTCCTCCGTCAGCGAGCCGAACCGGTTCAACAGGTGCTCCACCCGCACCACATGGAGCCCGGTCCGGGCCGCCATCCTCGCCCGCCCGTTCCACAGCGCCCGGTACCCCTCCGCCCCCACCAGCGGCACGTCCTCCGTCACGCACTCCGCCACCCGCTGGTCGAGGCCGTGCACCGCCTCGTCGACCGCGTCCTTCGCCATCACCCGGTACGTCGTGTACTTGCCGCCCGCGACGACCACCAGCCCCGGAACCGGGTGCGCCACCGTGTGCTCGCGCGACAGCTTGCTCGTCGCGTCCGACTCCCCGGCCAGCAGCGGCCGCAGGCCCGCGTACACGCCCTGGACGTCGTCGCGCGTCAGCGGCACCGCCAGCACCGAGTTCACGTGCTCCAGCAGGTAGTCGATGTCCGCGCTCGACGCCGCCGGGTGCGCCTTGTCGAGGTCCCAGTCGGTGTCCGTGGTCCCCACGATCCAGTGCCGGCCCCACGGGATGACGAACAGCACCGACTTCTCGGTCCGCAGGATCAGCCCGGTGCTCGAATGGATCCGGTCCTTCGGCACGACCAGGTGGATGCCCTTCGAGGCCCGGACGTGGAACTGCCCGCGCTCCCCGATCAGCGCCTGGGTGTCGTCCGTCCACACCCCCGTCGCGTTGACCACCTGCTTCGCGCGCAGGTCGTACTCGCCGCCGCCCTCCACGTCCCGCACGCGCGCGCCGACCACCCGTTCCCCCTCGCGCAGGAAGCCGACCACCCTCGCCCGGTTGGCGCAGTGCGCCCCGTACGCCGCGGCCGTCCGCACCAGCGTGGTGACGTACCGCGCGTCGTCCATCTGGGCGTCGTAGTACTGCAGGGCCCCCACCAGTGCGTCCTTGCGCAGCGCCGGTGCCACCCGCAGCGCGCGCTTGCGCGACAGGTGCCGGTGCACCGGCAGGCCGCGCCCGTGTCCGCTGGAGACCGACATCGCGTCGTACAGCGCGACGCCCGAGCCGGCGTACAGCCGTTCCCAGCCCTTGCGCTGCAAGGGGTACAGGAACGGCACCGGCTTCACCAGGTGCGGGGCGAGGCGCTCCAGCAGCAGGCCGCGCTCCTTCAGCGCCTCGCGCACGAGGGCGAAGTCGAGCATCTCCAGGTACCGCAGGCCGCCGTGGATCAGCTTGCTCGACCGGCTGGAGGTGCCCGAAGCCCAGTCCCGCGCCTCCACCAGGCCGGTCGACAGGCCCCGGGTCGCCGCGTCGAGCGCGGTACCGGCGCCCACCACGCCCGCGCCCACCACCAGCACGTCCAGTTCCCGCTCGGCCATCCGGGCGAGGGCCTCGGCCCGCTGCACCGGCCCCAGTGTCGCTGTCCTCACGGCTGCCTCCCGTTGGTGCGGGTGAGATCCCGCTCACATGCCCCCGTTCCACGATTCTGACCGTCCGCACCCACATCAGCCACCGCCTGTGGACAACACAACGGTGGCGATCACCCCGGAATGCGACATCTCTGTCATATATACGCCTAGTCTGACATTGCGCCAGCTCCCCTGTCCCCCCGGAGGACTTGCGCGGCAGCCCCCTCATGTCAGGGAAGGGACGGCACCCCCATGCCCGCAGATCTCGCCGTCATCGGACTCGGCCATCTCGGCCTCCCTCTCGCCCAGGCGGCCGTGGCCGCCGGGATCGAGACGGTCGGCTACGACAGCGGTCCGGTCACGGACTCCACCCTCACCGCCGCCGAGATCCGCCGCATGTCGGCGGCCGGCTTCCGGGTCACCACCAACCCCGCCGAGCTCGGCCGGGTCCGCACGGCCGTCATCTGCGCCCCCACCCAGCTCGGCGCCGACCGCGCACTGGACCTCTCCGCTGTCGGCGAGGCCGGCCGGGCGCTCGCCGCCCGGCTGCGCCCCCACACGACGGTGATCCTCGAATCGGCCGTCCACCCGGGCGTCACCGAGGACTACCTCCGCCCGATCCTCGAAACGGGCTCCGGACTGCGGGCGGGACGGGACTTCCATCTGGCCTACTCCCCCAGCCGCCACGACCCGGGCAACCGGACGCACGGCATCTCCAACACCCCCAAGGTGATCGGCGGCCTCACCCCCGCCTGCACGGAGTCCGCGCACGCCTTCTACGCCCGCCTCACCGAGAAGGTGGTCCGCGCCCGCGGCCTGCGCGAGGCCGAGACCGTGCAGCTCCTCGAAACGAACTACCGCCACGTCAACATCGCGCTGATGAACGAGATGGCCGTGCTCTGCCACGACCTCGGCGTCGACCTGTGGGACGTCATCCGCTGCGCCGAGACCAAGCCGTACGGCTTCCAGGCCTTCCGTCCCGGCCCCGGCGTCGGCGGCCACGGCGTGCCCCTCGACCCGAACTACCTCCCCCACACCACCCGCACCCCCGGCCACCCCCTGCGCATGGTCGGCCTGGCGCAGGAGATCAACAACCGGATGCCGCAATACGTCATCCAGCGTTCCGCCACCCTGCTGAACGAGCACGGCAAGTCCGCCCGCGGCGCCCGGGTCCTGCTCCTCGGGGTGACCTACAAGCCCGACCTCGCCGACCAGGAGGGCTCCCCGGCCCGCGAGATCGCCAGCCGCCTCCTCGACCTGGGGGCACTGATCAGCTACCACGACCCGTACATCACGGGCTGGCGCGTCAGGGACCAGCCGGTACCCCGCGCCGAATCGCTGTACGAGGCCGCCGCGAACGCCGACCTGACGATCCTGCTCCAGCACCACCGCACCTACGACCTGCAGGGCCTCGCCGTGAAGGCGCAGCTCCTCCTGGACACCCGCGGCGCCAGCCCGGCGGGCGCGGCCCACCGGCTCTGAGGGCCGGGAAAATCCCCCGGTGGATGTCCGACACGGCTACTGGCCTTCGGCGTCACTTGTCTCGCACATACGTCCCCCTGGGCCTTTGTGCGTGCGTATCCCTGGGGGATTCCGAGGTCCACCAGTCCTGCCTGGACAACTTCGACCCGATCTCGGTCCGCTTCTTCGCGATCGGCGCGTACGCCGCCTTCCAGACGGCCCGCAAGGCCGCCGCCTGACGGGCGCCCCGCACACGCCGGAGGGCCGGCACCCCGCTCGGGGTGCCGGCCCTCCGGCGTTCGTGCGTGCGTGCAGCCGGTCAGCGGCTGTGCTGCGAGTCCGCGATCGTGACCTCGACCCGCTGGAACTCCTTGAGCTCGCTGTAGCCGGTGGTGGCCATCGAGCGGCGCAGCGCGCCGAAGATGTTCATCGAGCCGTCCGGGGTGTGCGACGGGCCGGTGAGGATCTCCTCGGTGGTGCCGACCGTGCCGAGGTCGACCTTCTTGCCGCGCGGCACGTCCTCGTGGACGGCCTCCATGCCCCAGTGGTTGCCCCGGCCGGGCGCGTCGGTGGCGCGGGCCAGCGGGGAGCCCATCATCACGGCGTCGGCGCCGCAGGCGACGGCCTTCGGGATGTCGCCCGACCAGCCCACGCCTCCGTCGGCGATGACGTGCACGTAGCGGCCGCCGGACTCGTCCATGTAGTCGCGGCGGGCCGCGGCCACGTCCGCGACGGCGGTCGCCATCGGGACCTGGATGCCGAGCACGTTGCGCGTGGTGTGCGCGGCGCCGCCGCCGAAGCCGACCAGGACGCCCGCGGCGCCGGTGCGCATCAGGTGCAGGGCCGCCGTGTAGGTGGCGCAGCCGCCCACGATGACCGGGACGTCGAGCTCGTAGATGAACTGCTTGAGGTTCAGCGGCTCGGCCGCGCCCGAGACGTGCTCGGCCGACACGGTGGTGCCGCGGATCACGAAGATGTCCACGCCCGCGTCGACGACGGCCTTGGAGAACTCGGCGGTGCGCTGCGGGGAGAGCGCTGCGGCGGTGACGACACCGGAGTCGCGCACCTCCTTGATGCGCTGCCGGATCAGGTCCGCCTGGATCGGCGCGGAGTAGATCTCCTGGAGGCGGCGGGTGGCCGCTTCCTCGTCCAGCTCCGTGATCTCGTCGAGCAGCGGCTGCGGGTCCTCGTACCGGGTCCACAGGCCTTCGAGGTTCAGCACGCCGAGGCCGCCGAGCTCGCCGATGCGGATCGCGGTCTGCGGGGAGACGACCGAGTCCATGGGGGCGGCCAGGAAGGGGAGCTCGAAGCGGTACGCGTCGATCTGCCAGGCGATCGAGACCTCCTTCGGGTCCCGGGTACGCCGGCTCGGGACGATGGCGATGTCGTCGAACGCGTACGCCCTGCGGCCGCGCTTGCCGCGCCCGATCTCGATCTCAGTCACGTGTGGTGGCCTTTCCTCTGGGTCTGCCCGTCCAGTATCCCCGAACGCCGGAGAGCCGCGTTCCGATGACCGCTGTACGGACGCCGATTCCAGCCCCGCCAGGGGGCACCTCCCAGCGGTAGCTGGGGGAGTTTGAGGCGCGGGGGTCCGGGGGCGGGGCCCCCGGCAACGGCGAGAGGCGGGCCCGGAAACCCGGACCCGCCTCCTGCGCTGACCCCTGTTACCCCTTGCGGGAGTAGTTCGGGGCTTCGACCGTCATCTGGATGTCGTGCGGGTGGCTCTCCTTGAGGCCCGCCGAGGTGATCCGGACGAAGCGGCCGCGGTCCTGCAGCTCGGGGACCGTGCGGCCGCCGACGTAGAACATCGACTGGCGCAGGCCGCCGACGAGCTGGTGCACGACCGCGGAGAGCGGGCCGCGGTACGGGACCTGGCCCTCGATGCCCTCGGGGATGAGCTTGTCGTCGCCGCCCACGCCCTCCTGGAAGTAGCGGTCCTTGGAGAAGGAGCGCTGGTCGCCGCGGGACTGCATCGCGCCGAGCGAGCCCATGCCGCGGTACGACTTGAACTGCTTGCCGTTGATGAAGAGCAGCTCGCCCGGGGACTCCTCGCAGCCCGCGAGCAGCGAGCCGAGCATCACCGTGTCGGCGCCCGCGACCAGGGCCTTCGCGATGTCGCCGGAGTACTGGAGACCGCCGTCGCCGATGACCGGGACGCCGGCCGCCTTGGCGGCGAGCGAGGCCTCGTAGATCGCGGTGACCTGCGGGACGCCGATGCCGGCGACGACGCGGGTGGTGCAGATGGAGCCGGGTCCGACGCCGACCTTGATGCCGTCGCAGCCGGCGTCGATCAGCGCCTGGGCGCCGTCGCGGGTGGCGACGTTGCCGCCGATGACGTCGACGGTGGAGTTCGACTTGATCTTGGCGACCATGTCGCCGACCAGGCGGGAGTGGCCGTGGGCGGTGTCGACGACGATGAAGTCGGCGCCCGCCTCGATCAGGGCCTGGGCACGCTCGTACGCGTCACCGGCGACGCCGACGGCCGCGCCGACGAGCAGCCGGCCGCCCTTGTCCTTGGCGGCGTTCGGGTACTGCTCGGCCTTGACGAAGTCCTTGACCGTGATGAGGCCCTTGAGGATGCCCGCGTCGTCGACCAGCGGAAGCTTTTCGATCTTGTGGCGGCGCAGCAGCTCCATGGCGTCCACGCCGGAGATGCCGACCTTGCCCGTGACCAGCGGCATCGGGGTCATGACCTCGCGCACCTGGCGGCTGCGGTCCGACTCGAAGGCCATGTCGCGGTTGGTGACGATGCCGAGGAGCTTGCCGGCGGCGTCGGTGACCGGGACGCCGGAGATGCGGAACTTCGCGCAGAGCTGGTCGGCCTCGCGCAGCGTCGCGTCCGGGTGCACCGTGATCGGGTCGGTGACCATGCCGGACTCGGAGCGCTTGACCAGGTCGACCTGGTTGGCCTGGTCGGCGATGGAGAGGTTGCGGTGCAGGACGCCGACGCCGCCCTGACGGGCCATGGCGATGGCCATGCGGGCCTCGGTGACCTTGTCCATGGCGGCGGACAGCAGGGGGACGTTCACGCGGACGTTCCGCGAGATCAGGGAAGAGGTATCGATCGCGTCAGGCGACATGTCCGACGCGCCCGGCAGCAGCAGCACGTCGTCGTAGGTCAGTCCGAGCGTGGCGAATTTGTCGGGCACTCCGTCGGCGGTCATGACACCTTCCCAAATGGTCTTGCTCAGCGCGGATGTCCATGCTAACGGGATCCCGACGCGTCTCATTCCACGACCAAGGTCAAGCAGAAGATTCGTCGTTTCCTACGAACTCGACGTGACCCACGGCTGCCGCCGAACCCGGTGGGCCGTCTCCTGCTCGGCCTACCGCCCGGCCTACTGCTCGGCGAGCGCGCGCAGCCGGCTGAGCGCCCGGTGCTGGGCGACGCGCACGGCTCCGGGGGACATGCCGAGCATCTGCCCGGTCTCCTCGGCGGTCAGCCCGACGGCCACCCGCAGGACGAGGAGCTCGCGCTGGTTCTCCGGAAGATTGGCGAGCAGCTTCTTGGCCCAGGCGGCGTCGCTGCTGAGCAGCGCGCGCTCCTCCGGGCCCAGCGAGTCGTCGGGCCGCTCCGGCATCTCGTCGGACGGGACCGCCGTGCTGCCCGGGTGCCGCATGGCGGCCCGCTGCAGGTCGGCGACCTTGTGCGCGGCGATGGCGAAGACGAAGGCCTCGAAGGGGCGCCCGGTGTCCCGGTAGCGCGGCAGCGCCATCAGGACGGCGACGCAGACCTCCTGCGCCAGGTCCTCCACGAAGTGACGAGCGTCACCCGGGAGCCGCGACAGCCGGGTGCGGCAGTAGCGGATCGCGAGGGGGTGCACGAAGGCGAGCAGGTCGTGCGTGGCCTGCTCGTCGCCCTCCACCGCCCGGCGTACGAGCGCGCTGACGCCCCCGGCACTACCGCCTTTGGCGGCGCCGGTGGGGCCTGTGGCCGCGGGTGACCCCAGGGCCTCGTCGTCGCGCATCAATCCATGGTGCCTTGGCGCCGGAGCATCCGCGGCACCGTGGCCCTTGTTGTGCATCGAAGCGTTATGAGCGGGTGCGCCGGAACTCATCATCTGCACCCTCCCCTCCCGCTCGGCCGAATAGTCCCCGAGAGACTCCACACCCTCAAGGATGCGGCATCGCGCACGAAGCGAGACGTCCCCCGGATTGTGCCCCGCCAACCCCCGGGTGCGCACCGGGTACGGCGGGACAGGGCTGACCCGACGACGAGAAGGTCACGAGGGCGGCGCGCCGCCCCGTCCGCCGGTGGCGGACGGGACCGCTCTCGACGGTCCGCGGTCTGCGGCGGACCGGGCGGGGCCCGGCCACGCCCCGGAGGTCAGCGGACCAGACCCCAGCGGAAGCCGAGGGCCACGGCGTGCGCCCGGTCCGAGGCGCCGAGCTTCTTGAACAGCCTGCGGGCGTGCGTCTTGACCGTGTCCTCGGAGAGGAAGAGCTCGCGCCCGATCTCCGCGTTGGACCGGCCGTGGCTCATGCCCTCCAGCACCTGGATCTCGCGCGCCGTGAGCGTGGGCGCGGCGCCCATCTCGGCGGAGCGCAGCCGGCGCGGGGCCAGTCGCCAGGTCGGGTCGGCGAGGGCCTGGGTGACCGTGGCCCGCAGTTCGGCGCGCGAGGCGTCCTTGTGCAGATAGCCCCGGGCGCCGGCGGCGACCGCGAGGGCCACGCCGTCCAGGTCCTCGGCGACCGTCAGCATGATGATGCGGGCACCGGGGTCGGCCGAGAGCAGCCGGCGGACCGTCTCCACACCGCCGAGCCCGGGCATCCGTACATCCATCAGAATCAGGTCGGAGCGGTCGGCACCCCAGCGGCGGAGGACTTCCTCGCCGTTGGCAGCCGTCGTCACACGCTCGACGCCGGGCACGGTGGCAACCGCGCGACGGAGCGCCTCTCGGGCAAGCGGGGAGTCGTCGCAGACGAGGACGGATGTCATGACCGCCCTCCGCAGCTGCTGATGCGCGTCACCTTGAGCCTCCAGGCTGGTACGTATCGTCACCTGTGCGGTCGATGTCCCCGGACACCTGTCCGAGAACTTATTGGTTCAACCGCCTTCGCACTCTCAACGATGGTCACTCGAAAGAGTTACGGGTCGGACGGACACCTTCGGCACTCTACGTGAGGAAGCGATCACGGCGGCGACGCCACAAGCCAGCCGTCCTCCATCTGGAGCTATGCCCTATTTGGCGGCTTTCCTTCCGTTTGGCACGTGTCTG of the Streptomyces sp. NBC_01294 genome contains:
- the guaB gene encoding IMP dehydrogenase, which encodes MTADGVPDKFATLGLTYDDVLLLPGASDMSPDAIDTSSLISRNVRVNVPLLSAAMDKVTEARMAIAMARQGGVGVLHRNLSIADQANQVDLVKRSESGMVTDPITVHPDATLREADQLCAKFRISGVPVTDAAGKLLGIVTNRDMAFESDRSRQVREVMTPMPLVTGKVGISGVDAMELLRRHKIEKLPLVDDAGILKGLITVKDFVKAEQYPNAAKDKGGRLLVGAAVGVAGDAYERAQALIEAGADFIVVDTAHGHSRLVGDMVAKIKSNSTVDVIGGNVATRDGAQALIDAGCDGIKVGVGPGSICTTRVVAGIGVPQVTAIYEASLAAKAAGVPVIGDGGLQYSGDIAKALVAGADTVMLGSLLAGCEESPGELLFINGKQFKSYRGMGSLGAMQSRGDQRSFSKDRYFQEGVGGDDKLIPEGIEGQVPYRGPLSAVVHQLVGGLRQSMFYVGGRTVPELQDRGRFVRITSAGLKESHPHDIQMTVEAPNYSRKG
- a CDS encoding glycerol-3-phosphate dehydrogenase/oxidase, whose amino-acid sequence is MRTATLGPVQRAEALARMAERELDVLVVGAGVVGAGTALDAATRGLSTGLVEARDWASGTSSRSSKLIHGGLRYLEMLDFALVREALKERGLLLERLAPHLVKPVPFLYPLQRKGWERLYAGSGVALYDAMSVSSGHGRGLPVHRHLSRKRALRVAPALRKDALVGALQYYDAQMDDARYVTTLVRTAAAYGAHCANRARVVGFLREGERVVGARVRDVEGGGEYDLRAKQVVNATGVWTDDTQALIGERGQFHVRASKGIHLVVPKDRIHSSTGLILRTEKSVLFVIPWGRHWIVGTTDTDWDLDKAHPAASSADIDYLLEHVNSVLAVPLTRDDVQGVYAGLRPLLAGESDATSKLSREHTVAHPVPGLVVVAGGKYTTYRVMAKDAVDEAVHGLDQRVAECVTEDVPLVGAEGYRALWNGRARMAARTGLHVVRVEHLLNRFGSLTEELLDLIAADPGLREPVSGADDYLRAEIVYAASHEGARHLDDVLTRRTRISIETFDRGTRCARECADLMAPVLGWDKQQIEKEVEHYEKRVQAERESQRQPDDQTADAARLGAPDIVPL
- a CDS encoding response regulator transcription factor, whose translation is MTSVLVCDDSPLAREALRRAVATVPGVERVTTAANGEEVLRRWGADRSDLILMDVRMPGLGGVETVRRLLSADPGARIIMLTVAEDLDGVALAVAAGARGYLHKDASRAELRATVTQALADPTWRLAPRRLRSAEMGAAPTLTAREIQVLEGMSHGRSNAEIGRELFLSEDTVKTHARRLFKKLGASDRAHAVALGFRWGLVR
- a CDS encoding GuaB3 family IMP dehydrogenase-related protein, whose translation is MTEIEIGRGKRGRRAYAFDDIAIVPSRRTRDPKEVSIAWQIDAYRFELPFLAAPMDSVVSPQTAIRIGELGGLGVLNLEGLWTRYEDPQPLLDEITELDEEAATRRLQEIYSAPIQADLIRQRIKEVRDSGVVTAAALSPQRTAEFSKAVVDAGVDIFVIRGTTVSAEHVSGAAEPLNLKQFIYELDVPVIVGGCATYTAALHLMRTGAAGVLVGFGGGAAHTTRNVLGIQVPMATAVADVAAARRDYMDESGGRYVHVIADGGVGWSGDIPKAVACGADAVMMGSPLARATDAPGRGNHWGMEAVHEDVPRGKKVDLGTVGTTEEILTGPSHTPDGSMNIFGALRRSMATTGYSELKEFQRVEVTIADSQHSR
- a CDS encoding nucleotide sugar dehydrogenase, which produces MPADLAVIGLGHLGLPLAQAAVAAGIETVGYDSGPVTDSTLTAAEIRRMSAAGFRVTTNPAELGRVRTAVICAPTQLGADRALDLSAVGEAGRALAARLRPHTTVILESAVHPGVTEDYLRPILETGSGLRAGRDFHLAYSPSRHDPGNRTHGISNTPKVIGGLTPACTESAHAFYARLTEKVVRARGLREAETVQLLETNYRHVNIALMNEMAVLCHDLGVDLWDVIRCAETKPYGFQAFRPGPGVGGHGVPLDPNYLPHTTRTPGHPLRMVGLAQEINNRMPQYVIQRSATLLNEHGKSARGARVLLLGVTYKPDLADQEGSPAREIASRLLDLGALISYHDPYITGWRVRDQPVPRAESLYEAAANADLTILLQHHRTYDLQGLAVKAQLLLDTRGASPAGAAHRL
- a CDS encoding sigma-70 family RNA polymerase sigma factor encodes the protein MRDDEALGSPAATGPTGAAKGGSAGGVSALVRRAVEGDEQATHDLLAFVHPLAIRYCRTRLSRLPGDARHFVEDLAQEVCVAVLMALPRYRDTGRPFEAFVFAIAAHKVADLQRAAMRHPGSTAVPSDEMPERPDDSLGPEERALLSSDAAWAKKLLANLPENQRELLVLRVAVGLTAEETGQMLGMSPGAVRVAQHRALSRLRALAEQ